The sequence CATTAGACGCTACGGGCTGCCATCGGCTACAGCCTTGGCGTTCCTTTTTTTACGGCCTGTACGTAGCGACTGGTAATTGCCTCATTCCGGTACATTCATAGCATGACTTCGTTCACTAAACAGGTAGCTCTCGTAACGGGAGCCGGATCAGGAATCGGACGGGCCACGGCCCTCGCCTTTGGCGCGCTGGGGGCCGCCGTTGTCGTATCAGACATAAATGATGCCAACGGGCAGGCAACCGTAGCGCTCATTGAAGAAGCCGGTGGTACAGCTAGTTACACGCGCTGTAACGTGGCCGATGCCGAAGCGCACAAGGCGGCGGTAGCCTACGCGGTGGCTACGTATGGCCGGCTGGATATCGCGGTCAATAATGCCGGTATCGGTGGGAATTTTGCCCGACTCATCGACCAGACCCCCGCCGATTGGGAGCAGATGATGGCCGTAAACCTGGGTGGCGTTTTCTACGGCCTGCAGGCCCAAATCCGGCAGATGCTGACTCAGCCCGAAGGTGGTAAAATCGTGAACGTGGCCAGCATTGCGGGGGTGAAAGGAATGCCGATGGGCGGCCCCTACAGCGCGGCTAAGCATGGCGTGATTGGCCTCACTAAAACAGCGGCGCTGGAATACGTGAAGAAGAAGATTCGGG comes from Fibrella aestuarina BUZ 2 and encodes:
- a CDS encoding SDR family NAD(P)-dependent oxidoreductase; its protein translation is MTSFTKQVALVTGAGSGIGRATALAFGALGAAVVVSDINDANGQATVALIEEAGGTASYTRCNVADAEAHKAAVAYAVATYGRLDIAVNNAGIGGNFARLIDQTPADWEQMMAVNLGGVFYGLQAQIRQMLTQPEGGKIVNVASIAGVKGMPMGGPYSAAKHGVIGLTKTAALEYVKKKIRVNAICPVYTHSAMVHDLMSQMPDMEERMRRVIPMGRFGQPEEIAQAIVWLCADENAFCTGQAIQMDGGMTAG